One genomic segment of Acanthopagrus latus isolate v.2019 chromosome 14, fAcaLat1.1, whole genome shotgun sequence includes these proteins:
- the LOC119032489 gene encoding bestrophin-3-like isoform X2, translating to MFHISSCVKGKDEYGRLLRRTLVRYVNLTSLLIFRSVSTAVCKRFPTMDHVVEAGFMTPEERKVFENIRSPHLKYWIPVVWFSNLASKARQEGRIQDSIDLQNILNEMNRFRTWCATLFGYDWVGIPLVYTQVVTLAVYTFFFACLIGRQFLDPAQHYPGHDLDLYVPVFTLLQFFFYSGWLKVAEQLINPFGEDDDDFEANWIIDRNLQVSLLAVDEMHMNLPHMTKDMYWNDSEARPPYTLAAADYCIPSFLGSTTDMGLSDILQFDEVDVSDSRQRQQDPVFALRQESVLGRVRRLLSVQEPPDLRPPRPIFKRHSSDATGSFFPDFRIHPSPEAMRPPSSLAMDTLSTLREVSSNPPSPENSPTAVFPQLVISPPLSGGVGQDMAASGNGEAAKPQNGLDPSPTEETQGLDTLRTGSSVCCSPTQLGPKAFRWTTSIQHRPPTRPRGRQFSLQFSRQSSKGSVRSLPSPKALGKRRRGLARFQSRRSPGPPGDTLQLPDPEYNHDFQGIAGTEDNDKEGTNNNSEDIKNPNCQSESLEKL from the exons ATGTTCCACATCTCCAG ctgtgtgaAGGGTAAAGATGAATATGGCCGCCTGCTGCGCCGCACGCTCGTACGTTACGTTAACCTCACGTCGCTCCTCATCTTCCGCTCCGTCAGCACCGCTGTCTGCAAACGCTTCCCGACCATGGACCACGTGGTCGAGGCAG GTTTCATGACTccggaggagaggaaggtgttCGAGAACATCCGCTCGCCTCACCTGAAGTACTGGATTCCCGTCGTCTGGTTCTCCAACCTGGCGTCTAAAGCTCGACAGGAAGGACGCATCCAAGACAGCATCGACCTGCAGAACATTCTCAAT GAGATGAACCGGTTCAGGACCTGGTGCGCGACTCTCTTCGGCTACGACTGGGTCGGCATCCCGCTGGTCTACACGCAG gTCGTCACTCTCGCTGTCTACACCTTCTTCTTCGCCTGTCTGATTGGCCGTCAGTTCCTCGACCCCGCCCAGCATTACCCCGGCCACGACCTCGACCTCTACGTCCCCGTCTTCACCCTGCTGCAGTTCTTCTTCTACTCCGGCTGGCTGAAG GTAGCAGAGCAGCTGATCAACCCGTTCGGAGAGGACGACGACGACTTCGAAGCCAACTGGATCATTGACAGGAACCTTCAg GTGTCTCTGCTGGCCGTCGATGAGATGCACATGAACCTGCCTCACATGACCAAAGACATGTACTGGAACGACAGCGAGGCGAGGCCGCCGTACACGCTCGCCGCCGCCGACTACTGCATCCCATCATTCCTCGGCTCCACCACCGACAtggg ACTCTCTGACATCCTGCAGTTTGATGAAGTTGATGTTAGCGACAGTCGTCAGCGGCAACAGGACCCTGTTTTCGCACTGCGGCAAGAATCA GTTCTCGGTCGAGTTCGCCGGCTGCTGAGCGTTCAGGAGCCTCCGGACCTCCGACCTCCTCGACCCATCTTCAAACGACACAGCAGTGACGCAACAGGAAGTTTCTTTCCAGACTTCAG GATCCATCCAAGTCCAGAGGCCATGCGTCCGCCCTCCTCCCTGGCCATGGACACCCTGTCCACCCTGAGGGAGGTCAGCAGCAACCCTCCCTCTCCTGAAAACTCGCCCACTGCTGTTTTTCCCCAGCTCGTCATCAGCCCGCCGTTGTCCGGTGGCGTCGGTCAGGACATGGCTGCTTCTGGTAATGGTGAAGCAGCAAAACCTCAGAATGGACTGGATCCCTCGCCGACTGAGGAAACACAAGGCCTGGACACCCTGAG AACCGGCTCCTCCGTGTGTTGTTCCCCCACCCAGCTGGGACCCAAGGCATTTCGCTGGACCACAAGCATCCAGCACCGGCCACCCACCCGGCCGCGGGGGCGTCAGTTCTCCCTCCAGTTCTCCAGGCAGTCGTCCAAAGGGTCGGTCCGCAGCCTGCCGAGTCCCAAGGCTCTTGGAAAGCGGAGACGAGGCCTGGCCCGATTTCAGTCCCGACGATCACCTGGTCCACCTGGGGACACTCTGCAGCTCCCCGACCCTGAGTACAACCACGACTTCCAGGGAATAGCTGGAACTGAGGACAACGACAAGGAAGgaaccaacaacaacagcgaaGACATCAAAAACCCAAACTGCCAATCAGAGAGCTTGGAAAAGCTCTGA
- the nots gene encoding nothepsin isoform X1, which translates to MLRLVLVLLLVWTWTSLALVSRVPLRRQPSIRSQLRADGLLLDFLKDHRPDMFNRRYAQCFPPGTPSLRLGRSSEKIYNFMDAQYFGEIMLGSPEQNFSVIFDTGSSDLWVPSSYCVSEACALHRRFRAFESSSFRHDGRMFGIHYGSGHLLGVMARDTLKVGGLTALNQEFGESVYEPGATFVMAKFDGVLGMGYPNLAEILGNPVFDNMMAQKSVEEPVFSFYLSRRTRSSYPEGELLLGGTDEALFTGPINWLPVTVKGYWQIKMDSVAVQGVSSFCPRGCQAIVDTGTSLIAGPTSDILNLQQLIGATPTNIGEFLIDCVRLSSLPHVTFVLGGTEYTLTAEHYVRKEMLGDKELCFSGFQAVDVVSPEGPLWILGDVFLTEFYSIFDRGQDRVGFAIAKHPVEG; encoded by the exons ATGTTGAGGCTGgtgttggtgctgctgctggtttggacaTGGACGAGCTTGGCGCTGGTCAG CAGGGTTCCTCTGAGGCGGCAGCCTTCGATCCGCAGCCAGCTGCGAGCTGACGGGCTGCTGCTGGACTTCCTGAAGGATCATCGGCCCGACATGTTCAACCGCCGCTACGCTCAGTGCTTCCCGCCCGGCACGCCGTCGCTGCGGCTCGGACGCTCCAGCGAGAAAATCTACAACTTCATGGAC GCTCAGTACTTCGGTGAGATCATGTTGGGTTCTCCGGAGCAGAACTTCTCTGTGATTTTTGACACCGGCTCGTCCGACCTCTGGGTGCCGTCGTCCTACTGCGTCAGCGAAGCCTGTG cgTTGCACAGGCGCTTCCGGGCGTTTGAGTCATCGTCGTTCCGTCACGACGGTCGGATGTTTGGGATCCACTACGGATCAGGACACCTGCTGGGCGTCATGGCCCGAGACACCCTGAAG GTCGGGGGTCTCACCGCCCTGAACCAGGAGTTTGGGGAGTCAGTCTACGAGCCCGGTGCCACATTTGTGATGGCGAAGTTCGACGGGGTTCTGGGGATGGGCTACCCCAACCTGGCAGAGATCCTTGGAAACCCGGTTTTTGACAACATGATGGCACAGAAGAGCGTGGAGGAGCCGGTCTTCTCCTTCTACCTCAGCAG GAGAACAAGAAGCAGCTACCCAGAAGGTGAACTCTTGCTCGGGGGAACAGACGAGGCGTTGTTCACCGGACCAATCAACTGGCTCCCTGTGACCGTTAAAGGTTACTGGCAGATAAAGATGGACAG CGTGGCGGTGCAGGGCGTCAGTTCCTTCTGTCCTCGCGGTTGCCAGGCGATTGTTGACACCGGAACCTCCCTCATCGCCGGGCCGACCAGCGACATCCTCAACCTTCAGCAGCTGATCGGAGCCACGCCCACAAACATCGGAGAG TTCCTCATCGACTGCGTCCGGTTGTCCAGTCTGCCGCACGTGACGTTCGTCCTGGGAGGGACTGAGTACACGCTGACCGCCGAGCACTACGTCAGGAAG GAGATGCTCGGAGACAAGGAGTTGTGTTTCAGTGGTTTCCAGGCCGTGGACGTTGTTTCCCCTGAAGGGCCCCTGTGGATTCTGGGAGATGTATTTCTGACCGAGTTCTACAGCATCTTCGACAGAGGACAGGACCGGGTCGGCTTTGCCATCGCGAAGCACCCAGTCGAAGGTTAA
- the nots gene encoding nothepsin isoform X2 produces MLRLVLVLLLVWTWTSLALVRVPLRRQPSIRSQLRADGLLLDFLKDHRPDMFNRRYAQCFPPGTPSLRLGRSSEKIYNFMDAQYFGEIMLGSPEQNFSVIFDTGSSDLWVPSSYCVSEACALHRRFRAFESSSFRHDGRMFGIHYGSGHLLGVMARDTLKVGGLTALNQEFGESVYEPGATFVMAKFDGVLGMGYPNLAEILGNPVFDNMMAQKSVEEPVFSFYLSRRTRSSYPEGELLLGGTDEALFTGPINWLPVTVKGYWQIKMDSVAVQGVSSFCPRGCQAIVDTGTSLIAGPTSDILNLQQLIGATPTNIGEFLIDCVRLSSLPHVTFVLGGTEYTLTAEHYVRKEMLGDKELCFSGFQAVDVVSPEGPLWILGDVFLTEFYSIFDRGQDRVGFAIAKHPVEG; encoded by the exons ATGTTGAGGCTGgtgttggtgctgctgctggtttggacaTGGACGAGCTTGGCGCTGGTCAG GGTTCCTCTGAGGCGGCAGCCTTCGATCCGCAGCCAGCTGCGAGCTGACGGGCTGCTGCTGGACTTCCTGAAGGATCATCGGCCCGACATGTTCAACCGCCGCTACGCTCAGTGCTTCCCGCCCGGCACGCCGTCGCTGCGGCTCGGACGCTCCAGCGAGAAAATCTACAACTTCATGGAC GCTCAGTACTTCGGTGAGATCATGTTGGGTTCTCCGGAGCAGAACTTCTCTGTGATTTTTGACACCGGCTCGTCCGACCTCTGGGTGCCGTCGTCCTACTGCGTCAGCGAAGCCTGTG cgTTGCACAGGCGCTTCCGGGCGTTTGAGTCATCGTCGTTCCGTCACGACGGTCGGATGTTTGGGATCCACTACGGATCAGGACACCTGCTGGGCGTCATGGCCCGAGACACCCTGAAG GTCGGGGGTCTCACCGCCCTGAACCAGGAGTTTGGGGAGTCAGTCTACGAGCCCGGTGCCACATTTGTGATGGCGAAGTTCGACGGGGTTCTGGGGATGGGCTACCCCAACCTGGCAGAGATCCTTGGAAACCCGGTTTTTGACAACATGATGGCACAGAAGAGCGTGGAGGAGCCGGTCTTCTCCTTCTACCTCAGCAG GAGAACAAGAAGCAGCTACCCAGAAGGTGAACTCTTGCTCGGGGGAACAGACGAGGCGTTGTTCACCGGACCAATCAACTGGCTCCCTGTGACCGTTAAAGGTTACTGGCAGATAAAGATGGACAG CGTGGCGGTGCAGGGCGTCAGTTCCTTCTGTCCTCGCGGTTGCCAGGCGATTGTTGACACCGGAACCTCCCTCATCGCCGGGCCGACCAGCGACATCCTCAACCTTCAGCAGCTGATCGGAGCCACGCCCACAAACATCGGAGAG TTCCTCATCGACTGCGTCCGGTTGTCCAGTCTGCCGCACGTGACGTTCGTCCTGGGAGGGACTGAGTACACGCTGACCGCCGAGCACTACGTCAGGAAG GAGATGCTCGGAGACAAGGAGTTGTGTTTCAGTGGTTTCCAGGCCGTGGACGTTGTTTCCCCTGAAGGGCCCCTGTGGATTCTGGGAGATGTATTTCTGACCGAGTTCTACAGCATCTTCGACAGAGGACAGGACCGGGTCGGCTTTGCCATCGCGAAGCACCCAGTCGAAGGTTAA
- the LOC119032489 gene encoding bestrophin-3-like isoform X1 has product MTVTYSSKVANATFFSFHRLLLRWRGSIYKLLYREFILFVLLYTTLSLVYRLVLYDDQKRLFEKLSMYCDKYAEQIPVTFVLGFYVTLVVNRWWNQFVNLPWPDRLMFHISSCVKGKDEYGRLLRRTLVRYVNLTSLLIFRSVSTAVCKRFPTMDHVVEAGFMTPEERKVFENIRSPHLKYWIPVVWFSNLASKARQEGRIQDSIDLQNILNEMNRFRTWCATLFGYDWVGIPLVYTQVVTLAVYTFFFACLIGRQFLDPAQHYPGHDLDLYVPVFTLLQFFFYSGWLKVAEQLINPFGEDDDDFEANWIIDRNLQVSLLAVDEMHMNLPHMTKDMYWNDSEARPPYTLAAADYCIPSFLGSTTDMGLSDILQFDEVDVSDSRQRQQDPVFALRQESVLGRVRRLLSVQEPPDLRPPRPIFKRHSSDATGSFFPDFRIHPSPEAMRPPSSLAMDTLSTLREVSSNPPSPENSPTAVFPQLVISPPLSGGVGQDMAASGNGEAAKPQNGLDPSPTEETQGLDTLRTGSSVCCSPTQLGPKAFRWTTSIQHRPPTRPRGRQFSLQFSRQSSKGSVRSLPSPKALGKRRRGLARFQSRRSPGPPGDTLQLPDPEYNHDFQGIAGTEDNDKEGTNNNSEDIKNPNCQSESLEKL; this is encoded by the exons ATGACCGTCACGTACTCCAGTAAAGTTGCGAACGCCACCTTCTTCAGTTTCCACCGGCTGCTGCTGCGCTGGAGAGGAAGCATCTACAAGCTGCTGTACCGAGAGTTCATCCTGTTCGTGCTGCTGTACACCACGCTGAGCCTCGTGTACag GCTCGTCCTCTACGATGACCAGAAGAGGCTGTTTGAGAAACTCTCCATGTACTGCGACAAATACGCAGAGCAGATTCCCGTCACCTTCGTTCTGG GTTTTTATGTGACTCTGGTGGTGAATCGATGGTGGAATCAGTTTGTGAACCTGCCGTGGCCCGACCGGCTCATGTTCCACATCTCCAG ctgtgtgaAGGGTAAAGATGAATATGGCCGCCTGCTGCGCCGCACGCTCGTACGTTACGTTAACCTCACGTCGCTCCTCATCTTCCGCTCCGTCAGCACCGCTGTCTGCAAACGCTTCCCGACCATGGACCACGTGGTCGAGGCAG GTTTCATGACTccggaggagaggaaggtgttCGAGAACATCCGCTCGCCTCACCTGAAGTACTGGATTCCCGTCGTCTGGTTCTCCAACCTGGCGTCTAAAGCTCGACAGGAAGGACGCATCCAAGACAGCATCGACCTGCAGAACATTCTCAAT GAGATGAACCGGTTCAGGACCTGGTGCGCGACTCTCTTCGGCTACGACTGGGTCGGCATCCCGCTGGTCTACACGCAG gTCGTCACTCTCGCTGTCTACACCTTCTTCTTCGCCTGTCTGATTGGCCGTCAGTTCCTCGACCCCGCCCAGCATTACCCCGGCCACGACCTCGACCTCTACGTCCCCGTCTTCACCCTGCTGCAGTTCTTCTTCTACTCCGGCTGGCTGAAG GTAGCAGAGCAGCTGATCAACCCGTTCGGAGAGGACGACGACGACTTCGAAGCCAACTGGATCATTGACAGGAACCTTCAg GTGTCTCTGCTGGCCGTCGATGAGATGCACATGAACCTGCCTCACATGACCAAAGACATGTACTGGAACGACAGCGAGGCGAGGCCGCCGTACACGCTCGCCGCCGCCGACTACTGCATCCCATCATTCCTCGGCTCCACCACCGACAtggg ACTCTCTGACATCCTGCAGTTTGATGAAGTTGATGTTAGCGACAGTCGTCAGCGGCAACAGGACCCTGTTTTCGCACTGCGGCAAGAATCA GTTCTCGGTCGAGTTCGCCGGCTGCTGAGCGTTCAGGAGCCTCCGGACCTCCGACCTCCTCGACCCATCTTCAAACGACACAGCAGTGACGCAACAGGAAGTTTCTTTCCAGACTTCAG GATCCATCCAAGTCCAGAGGCCATGCGTCCGCCCTCCTCCCTGGCCATGGACACCCTGTCCACCCTGAGGGAGGTCAGCAGCAACCCTCCCTCTCCTGAAAACTCGCCCACTGCTGTTTTTCCCCAGCTCGTCATCAGCCCGCCGTTGTCCGGTGGCGTCGGTCAGGACATGGCTGCTTCTGGTAATGGTGAAGCAGCAAAACCTCAGAATGGACTGGATCCCTCGCCGACTGAGGAAACACAAGGCCTGGACACCCTGAG AACCGGCTCCTCCGTGTGTTGTTCCCCCACCCAGCTGGGACCCAAGGCATTTCGCTGGACCACAAGCATCCAGCACCGGCCACCCACCCGGCCGCGGGGGCGTCAGTTCTCCCTCCAGTTCTCCAGGCAGTCGTCCAAAGGGTCGGTCCGCAGCCTGCCGAGTCCCAAGGCTCTTGGAAAGCGGAGACGAGGCCTGGCCCGATTTCAGTCCCGACGATCACCTGGTCCACCTGGGGACACTCTGCAGCTCCCCGACCCTGAGTACAACCACGACTTCCAGGGAATAGCTGGAACTGAGGACAACGACAAGGAAGgaaccaacaacaacagcgaaGACATCAAAAACCCAAACTGCCAATCAGAGAGCTTGGAAAAGCTCTGA
- the LOC119032477 gene encoding myelin regulatory factor-like protein, producing MEPGGGRLPVQVLGENEALQQFFSGQDVSGVLDSSVAVDTSILEQYLSNDMDPSSFMLPESPPDSSSEACSPAQIPDFHYEPPYWSNQQTNQEVFQPTQRPALSLSCRYKDRGSAHHEPLTHDQLRSLGLTNTYIKSGTSPAPPAPPAPPAALHQHTLQSPEHTHYLNPDGCSQAYTPPTPQSSPHRPSNSYTSPCTGPGLIHGTTTPSSTCLMGSASTLHTFSADSKKRRRSESEEPSAGIEASCSEVGNGVGCGGLSSGSYQLLTWDQYTPEHWSALYNSSYQTLSPPAYHVDTDKGFVFSAADEAFVCQKKNHFQVTVHIGVAAEPQYVRTPSGPQPVDHFLIKVFGIKLESPSHQVTIEQSQPDRSKKPFNPVRVSLPSGKITKVTLCRLHFSETTANNMRKKGKPNPDQRYFQMVVGLYAAVAGEETFLLTALVSERIIVRASNPGQFEMDGDTMWQRGALQDAVVCQGRVGINTDSPDEALVVCGNAKVMGAVMQPSDCRAKENIQEVDSEQQLKRITQMRIVEFDYKPEFASSMGIDQTHQTGIIAQEVKELLPSAVREVGDVSCSDGEKINNFLMVDKEQIFMENVGAVQQLSKLTDNLETRIKELEVWNRRLAKLKSLTGSLRSTGKSRKHSSVSTAPSPDVCTSVKVQKDGCGQKYGHCLQHKALQVSVFALLAIMAFCIISITALYLVNLTVDDYDAFPGNNNGSLVPLQTTAWSSTVPPTTQPGPWPPDVDFCDLLYCDQVYCCTPPAGGGADSNITSTGPPEAEKSNLTEIRRQSLYYKLKSARDWTNTTIHSFKIKENQQVIDSKYCVRDECGPGRYVYRVPISQFVPVNMRMTLLMNSTEVLVVHLCSFDESAACSARLEINTITGIRYPSNTQGEHEWPLHVSRLYHSSYHFRSTVAGQADCSTDHNLAGALFTDYHFHFYRRC from the exons ATGGAGCCCGGAGGAGGCCGGCTGCCGGTCCAGGTTCTGGGAGAGAACGAGGCGCTGCAGCAGTTCTTCAGCG gtcagGATGTGAGCGGTGTGTTGGACAGTTCTGTCGCCGTGGATACGAGCATCCTGGAGCAGTACCTCAGTAACGACATGGACCCCAGCAGCTT catgctCCCTGAGTCTCCTCCTGACTCGAGCTCGGAGGCCTGTTCACCTGCACAGATACCAG ACTTCCACTACGAGCCGCCCTATTGGTCCAATCAGCAGACCAACCAGGAAGTGTTCCAGCCGACACAGCGTCCCGCCCTCTCCTTGTCCTGTCGCTATAAGGATCGAGGCTCCGCCCACCATGAGCCGCTGACCCACGACCAGCTGCGCAGTCTGGGCCTCACCAACACTTACATCAAGTCTGGGACGTCACCTGCCCCACCTGCCCCACCTGCCCCACCTGCCGCCCTGCACCAGCACACACTCCAgtcacctgaacacacacattacctGAATCCAGACGGCTGCTCGCAGGCGTACACTCCTCCAACACCTCAGTCCTCACCACATCGACCCTCAAACAGTTACACCTCCCCCTGCACCGGCCCGGGCCTGATCCACGGTACAACCACACCCTCTTCAACCTGTCTGATGGGCTCCGCCTCCACGCTGCACACCTT ctctgcagacagtaaaaagaggaggagatctGAGTCTGAGGAGCCGTCAGCAGGAATCGAGGCCTCCTGCAGTGAAGTCGGGAACGGAGTGGGTTGTGGCGGACTGAGCTCAGGATCCTACCAGCTGCTGACTTGGGATCAATACACGCCAGAACATTGGAGCGCTTTGTACAACAGCAGCTACCAGACACT GTCTCCTCCTGCCTACCACGTCGACACAGATAAAGGCTTCGTCTTCTCTGCGGCTGACGAGGCCTTCGTCTGCCAGAAGAAGAATCACTTCCAGGTCACCGTTCACATCGGCGTGGCTGCAGAGCCGCAGTACGTCAGAACGCCAAGCGGACCGCAGCCGGTCGACCACTTCCTGATTAAAGTGTTCGGGATCAAG CTGGAATCTCCGAGCCACCAGGTGACCATCGAGCAGTCGCAGCCCGACCGCAGCAAGAAGCCCTTCAACCCCGTCAG GGTCAGCCTGCCCAGCGGCAAAATCACCAAGGTGACGCTCTGCCGACTTCACTTCTCAGAGACGACGGCCAACAacatgaggaaaaaagggaaaccCAACCCCGACCAGAG atactTTCAGATGGTGGTCGGTCTGTACGCTGCCGTGGCAGGAGAGGAAaccttcctcctcacagctctGGTGTCGGAGAGAATCATCGTCAGG GCGTCCAACCCTGGTCAGTTTGAGATGGACGGGGACACCATGTGGCAGCGTGGGGCGCTGCAGGACGCCGTCGTCTGTCAGGGCCGAGTGGGCATCAACACCGACTCGCCTGATGAGGCGTTAGTCGTCTGTGGAAACGCCAAGGTGATGGGCGCCGTCATGCAGCCGTCAGACTGCCGCGCAAAGGAAAACATACAGGAG GTCGACTcggagcagcagctgaagagaatCACTCAGATGAGAATCGTCGAGTTTGATTATAAACCGGAGTTCGCTTCCAGCATGGGGATCGACCAGACGCACCAGACAG GTATCATCGCtcaggaggtgaaggagctgcTGCCGTCAGCAGTGAGGGAGGTCGGAGACGTCAGCTGTTCTGACGGAGAGAAGATTAATAACTTCCTGATGGTGGACAAG GAGCAGATCTTCATGGAGAACGTCGGGGCGGTGCAGCAGCTGTCGAAGCTCACCGACAACCTGGAGACTCGAATTAAAGAGCTGGAGGTCTGGAACCGCCGACTGGCGAAGCTAAAGAGCCTGACTGGCAGCCTGCGCTCCACCGG gaagtccaggaaacacagcagcgtATCGACGGCGCCGAGTCCCGACGTCTGTACGAGTGTTAAAGTTCAGAAGGACGGCTGCGGTCAGAAGTACGGCCACTGTCTGCAGCACAAAGCCTTGCAGGTCAGCGTCTTCGCCCTGCTGGCCATCATGGCTTTCTG CATCATCTCGATCACCGCTCTGTACCTGGTTAACCTGACGGTGGACGACTACGACGCTTTCCCTGGCAACAA TAACGGCAGCTTGGTTCCTCTGCAGACGACAGCCTGGAGCAGCACAG tccCACCGACCACTCAGCCCGGTCCGTGGCCTCCAGACGTGGACTTCTGCGACCTGCTGTACTGCGATCAGGTGTACTGCTGCACTCCACCTGCGGGGGGCGGCGCTGACTCCAACATCACCTCCACCGGACCGCCTGAAGCAGAGAAGTCGAACCTGACAG AAATAAGAAGACAAAGTTTATattacaaactgaaaagtgCCAGAGACT GGACGAACACGACCATCcactctttcaaaataaaagagaaccAGCAGGTCATCGACAGTAAATACTGTGTGAGAGACGAATGTGG ACCAGGTCGATACGTCTACAGAGTTCCCATCAGCCAGTTTGTTCCTGTCAACATGAGAATGACGCTGCTCATGAA TTCTACAGAGGTGCTGGTGGTTCATCTGTGCAGCTTCGATGAGTCGGCCGCCTGCTCGGCTCGGCTGGAAATAAACACCATCACTGGGATCAGATACCCTTcaaacacacag GGAGAACACGAGTGGCCTCTTCACGTGTCTCGTCTTTATCACAGCTCGTATCACTTTCGCTCCACAGTCGCT GGTCAAGCAGACTGCAGTACCGACCACAACTTGGCGGGGGCGCTCTTCACTGACTACCACTTTCACTTCTACAGACGCTGCTGA
- the cct2 gene encoding T-complex protein 1 subunit beta, translated as MASLSMAPVNIFRHGADEEKAETARLSSFIGAIAIGDLVKSTLGPKGMDKILLGGGKGGTVTVTNDGATILKAIGVDNPAAKVLVDMSKVQDDEVGDGTTSVTVLAAELLREAELLIAKKIHPQTIISGWRKATQVAREALREAAVDHSNDPARFQEDLLNIARTTLSSKLLTHHKDHFSNLAVNAIMRLKGSGNLEAIHIIKKLGGSLTDSYLDEGFLLDKKIGVNQPKRLENVNILIANTGMDTDKIKIFGSRVRVDSTAKVAEIELAEKEKMKEKVDRILKHGINCFINRQLIYNYPEQLFAQAGVMAIEHADFAGVERLALVTGGEITSTFDHPELVKLGHCKLIEEVMIGEDLLIHFSGVAMGEACTVVLRGATQQILDEAERSLHDALCVLSQTVKEPRTVYGGGCSEMLMAKVVSDLASRTPGKEAVAMESFAKALRMLPTIIADNAGYDSADLVAQLRAAHQENKTNYGLNMSEGSVGNMAELGITESFQVKRQVLLSASEAAEMILRVDNIIKAAPRKRVPDHHPC; from the exons ATG GCGTCCTTATCAATGGCCCCGGTCAACATCTTCAGACACGGAGCTGATGAAGAGAAAGCTGAAACGGCACGACTG tcgTCCTTCATCGGCGCCATCGCCATCGGAGACCTGGTGAAAAGCACTCTGGGCCCGAAGGGGATG GATAAGATTCTGCTCGGCGGAGGGAAAGGCGGCACGGTGACGGTGACCAACGATGGAGCGACCATCCTGAAAGCCATCGGCGTCGACAACCCTGCTGCCAAAGTCCTGGTTG ACATGTCGAAGGTTCAGGATGATGAAGTCGGCGATGGTACGACCTCCGTCACCGTCCtcgctgcagagctgctgagg GAGGCCGAGCTGCTGATCGCCAAGAAGATCCACCCACAGACCATCATCTCCGGCTGGAGGAAGGCGACGCAGGTGGCCAGAGAAGCTCTGAGGGAGGCCGCCGTGGACCACAG CAACGACCCGGCCCGTTTCCAGGAGGACCTGCTGAACATCGCTCGGACGACGCTGTCCTCCAAACTGCTGACTCACCACAAAGATCATTTCTCCAATCTGGCCGTCAACGCCATCATGAGGCTGAAGGGCTCCGGAAACCTGGAGGCCATCCACATCATCAAGAAGCTTGGAGGCAGCCTCACCGACTCCTACCTGGACGAAG GTTTCCTGTTGGACAAGAAGATCGGAGTGAACCAACCCAAGAGGCTGGAGAACGTCAACATCCTGATCGCCAACACCGGCATGGACACCGACAAGAtcaag atcTTTGGCTCAAGGGTTCGCGTGGACTCGACGGCGAAGGTTGCAGAGATCGAACtcgcagagaaagagaagatgaaggagaaggtCGATCGAATCCTGAAACACGGAATCAACTGCTTCATcaacag ACAGCTGATCTATAACTACCCAGAACAGCTGTTTGCTCAGGCTGGTGTCATGGCCATCGAGCACGCTGACTTCGCCGGCGTCGAGCGCCTCGCTCTGGTCACTG gaGGGGAGATCACCTCCACCTTCGACCACCCCGAGCTGGTGAAGCTGGGTCACTGTAAGCTGATCGAGGAGGTGATGATCGGAGAGGACCTGCTCATCCACTTCTCTGGAGTCGCCATGG gtGAGGCGTGCACGGTCGTCCTGCGAGGAGCGACTCAGCAGATTCTTGACGAAGCCGAGCGCTCGCTGCatgatgctctgtgtgtgttgtctcagACTGTGAAGGAGCCACGCACCGTCTACGGaggag gctGCTCTGAGATGCTGATGGCCAAGGTGGTGTCTGATCTGGCCAGCAGGACGCCAGGAAAAGAGGCAGTCGCCATGGAGTCGTTCGCCAAGGCTCTGAGGATG ctgccgaCCATCATCGCTGACAACGCCGGCTACGACAGCGCCGACCTGGTGGCTCAACTGAGAGCAGCACACCAGGAGAACAAGACCAACTATGGACTGA ACATGTCTGAAGGCTCAGTAGGCAACATGGCGGAGCTGGGGATCACAGAGTCCTTCCAGGTGAAGCGTCAGGTGCTGCTGAGCGCCTCTGAAGCTGCCGAGATGATCCTGAGAGTCGACAACATCATCAAAGCTGCTCCCAG GAAGAGAGTTCCCGACCATCATCCCTgttag